The proteins below come from a single Danio aesculapii chromosome 23, fDanAes4.1, whole genome shotgun sequence genomic window:
- the LOC130217549 gene encoding uncharacterized protein LOC130217549: MFSKSAITPPCRAARGNWRNALRCEVTMLIKVQFGGKKKYIKLEEVCFLDFLSAVQQKFLIPEDTTLKVTDDHGVEVDEDVFPELATNKEMCFIIHTDDELLFAETSKGSTDFSDLTEFGASSNHTEYVTVTTCDLTVLQQGVVQVPSSPSLTDTLSVSSSLSSSDSGSQIIQPVMDRVHARNNIKQILTSKPTGLTVIKEYEETGSLKDSTRRLMVNIIVAHMREKEGRAVSKGAKEFHAFGIVSLFPTMKDPYSKKGYEHFYDIQSNTGFLEWRMKTVQRKSRTSTSQSRVELKGGPTLSRTIGALHDQRMGDECMEAMSLLHHTTDHDTVFKKMKETFHYRQQILHDPQRSANVLQMFPRFLDVKGLEKWNTSLKEKVIQEARNLKETALLKRHLKAALKEDSDTTDDPEWDSDMASLFVLLHLLTPQPAGRKRPKKISVEEATTHLVKFYKSCQSLDDHLLTTEGNPQPYLLASGTSKAQVSTFYIVMDRKILPCQSCTSLGAFDELFKSHFVFGVKYDDALSSLYTFVQTTVYNIDIGTTEETPKVKELRARLLNKH; encoded by the exons ATGTTTAGCAAGAGTGCCATTACACCACCCTGCCGAGCAGCACGAGGGAATTGGAGGAATGCTCTTCGCTGTGAG gtcacaatgttgataaaagTGCAGTTTGGAGGCAAGAAGAAATATATTAAACTGGAAGAAGTTTGTTTCTTGGATTTTCTCAGTGCGG TCCAGCAGAAGTTTCTGATACCAGAGGATACAACATTGAAAGTCACAGATGACCATGGCGTGGAGGTGGATGAGGATGTATTTCCAGAACTTGCGACAAACAAAGAAATGTGTTTTATCATCCACACTGATGATG AACTTCTATTTGCTGAAACATCAAAGGGCTCTACAGACTTCTCAGACCTGACAGAGTTTGGTGCCTCTTCCAATCATACAGAATATGTTACTGTCACTACTTGTG ATCTGACTGTCCTGCAGCAAGGGGTTGTTCAAGTACCCTCCTCCCCAAGTTTGACTGATACGTTGTCTGTGTCAAGCAGTTTAAGCAGCAGTGATTCTGGATCTCAAATAATTCAACCTGTAATGGACAGAGTCCATGCAAGAAAT aaTATCAAGCAAATTCTAACTTCAAAGCCTACAGGGCTGACTGTGATTAAAGAGTATGAAGAGACTGGGAGTTTAAAAGATTCCACCAGACGGTTAATGGTGAACATAATTGTAGCTCACATGCGTGAAAAGGAAGG AAGAGCTGTTAGTAAAGGAGCAAAAGAGTTTCATGCCTTTGGTATTGTGTCACTGTTCCCGACCATGAAAGACCCATACTCTAAGAAAGGATAT GAACATTTCTATGACATTCAGAGTAACACAGGCTTTCTTGAGTGGCGCATGAAGACCGTGCAGCGTAAATCCAGAACCTCTACCTCACAGAGCAGAGTGGAGCTTAAAGGAGGTCCCACATTATCAAGAACAATTGGAGCTCTACATGACCAGCGAATGGGAGATGAATGCATGGAAGCTATGTCACTCCTCCACCACACAACTGATCATGACACAGTGTTCAAGAAGATGAAAGAAACTTTCCACTACCGTCAACAGATTCTCCATGACCCTCAGCGCTCAGCAAATGTACTACAAATGTTTCCGCGTTTCTTGGATGTCAAAGGACTg GAAAAATGGAACACCAGTTTAAAAGAAAAAGTCATCCAGGAGGCCAGGAACCTTAAAGAGACTGCTCTGCTAAAACGGCATTTGAAAGCTGCACTGAAGGAGGATTCTGACACAACTGATGATCCAG AATGGGACAGCGACATGGCTTCTCTATTTGTCCTGCTGCATCTTCTTACTCCACAACCAGCTGGAAGAAAGCGGCCTAAGAAGATCAGTGTTGAAGAGGCAACAACTCATCTGGTCAAATTTTATaag TCATGCCAAAGCCTTGATGATCATCTCCTGACCACTGAAGGAAACCCTCAGCCGTATCTTCTTGCCTCAGGGACATCAAAAGCACAGGTTTCCACCTTCTACATTGTCATGGACAGAAAAATTCTGCCTTGTCAGTCATGTACATCCTTGGGTGCATTTGACGAGCTGTTCAAATCCCATTTTGTTTTTGGTGTGAAATATGATGATGCTCTGTCCAGCCTGTACACATTTGTGCAGACAACTGTGTACAATATCGATATAGGTACAACTGAGGAAACTCCAAAAGTCAAAGAGCTTAGAGCAAGGCTTCTGAACAAGCACTAA
- the LOC130217424 gene encoding uncharacterized protein LOC130217424, which produces MLTCFLCTSSFGSPLLLFRHLKLIHGMYPGKNLRLKCGQAGCCLQFSSYSGFRRHLIKIHSSVGDRFDFYHTPSSHDSEEQNSQSLNDTMASTSSQCQSVEAVPSTHKKDMCASIIAKLLASGVPNTVVLSTIENLEEFVEDLHSDIKDHVLNLLPSNNTSRPAIEELFESLDNPFSELNSDTKWKKYFREKWGVVDPVELHLGVRYDTRRNNKTGNYEQVPVNNKFIYIPILKTLQFIFRNEKNCEMMQTCTQSDIYEDFCDGSYFKNHPLFSTNKFALQIQLYFEFECANPLGSKKGIHKIGCLYFILRNLAPKVNSALMNIHLVSLFHAQDVKKYGIDEILKPLIRDLKILETVGVAVPFADQPVRGTLALITGDNLGMHSILGFLESFSANYFCRFCLIDKSSAQFVFSEDDPNLTLLSPVLNDQHFASLEDDPTLTSSFGIKRKSILNTLQYFNTGENYAVDIMHDILEGVGQYEIKLLFEYLIQHFISKESLLNRIYAFNYGYMETKNKPTIINLDCGGHGIGLNASQTLCLITNIPLIFGDLVPEDDLHWHLLLLLLNIINIVFSYSITEGMTVYLKHLIIEHHKLFKELYPSNNLLPKHHFMVHYPRCIRKVGPLIHIWTMRFEAKHKFFKDSVKNFKNLTISLANKHQFAVAYHWECLSLKTVESGPVKISSLDTLEFSEDVSSTLQVDSQATVNLTKWVRCCGVEYRVGLFVCTGTNENVPLFSKITSIILHNGKVFFVLIEHETCFHDHFHAFQVSENLPRKVLVVESERLRHFKSFDSQMSYGCDSQFYVLSESCII; this is translated from the coding sequence ATGTTAACGTGTTTCCTCTGCACTTCATCATTTGGCTCACCTTTGCTTTTGTTCAGGCACCTCAAACTAATTCATGGAATGTATCCTGGGAAAAATCTAAGACTGAAATGTGGTCAAGCAGGTTGTTGCTTGCAGTTTTCTAGTTATTCTGGGTTTAGGAGACACCTCATTAAGATACATTCTTCAGTTGGCGACAGATTTGACTTTTATCATACCCCTTCCAGTCATGATAGTGAAGAACAAAATTCCCAGTCCTTAAATGATACAATGGCTTCTacttcatctcaatgtcaaagtGTTGAAGCAGTCCCTTCTACTCACAAGAAAGATATGTGTGCATCCATTATAGCAAAGCTTTTGGCAAGTGGTGTTCCAAATACTGTAGTTCTTTCCACAATTGAAAATTTGGAGGAATTTGTGGAAGATTTGCACTCTGATATTAAGGACCATGTTTTAAACCTACTTCCAAGTAACAATACATCAAGACCAGCAATAGAAGAGTTATTTGAAAGTTTGGACAACCCTTTCAGTGAATTGAACTCTGATACCAAATGGAAGAAGTATTTTAGAGAAAAATGGGGAGTAGTAGACCCAGTTGAACTGCATCTTGGTGTTAGGTATGACACCAGACGAAATAATAAAACTGGAAATTATGAACAAGTTCCTGttaataataaattcatatatataccAATTTTGAAAACACTTCAGTTCATtttcagaaatgaaaaaaattgtgagATGATGCAAACATGTACTCAGTCTGACATATATGAAGACTTCTGCGATGGAAGCTATTTCAAAAATCATCCTTTATTTTCAACTAACAAGTTTGCACTCCAAATTCAATTATACTTTGAGTttgaatgtgcaaatcctcttgGCTCCAAAAAAGGGATCCATAAAATTGGATGCCTTTACTTCATTCTTAGAAATCTTGCTCCAAAGGTGAACTCTGCCCTCATGAACATCCACTTGGTGTCTCTGTTCCATGCCCAAGATGTTAAAAAATATGGGATTGATGAAATACTGAAACCCTTAATAAGGGACTTGAAAATATTAGAAACTGTTGGGGTTGCTGTTCCATTTGCTGATCAACCTGTACGTGGCACACTTGCTCTCATTACTGGTGATAATTTAGGCATGCATAGCATTCTTGGGTTCTTGGAATCATTTAGTGCAAATTATTTCTGTCGATTTTGCTTAATTGATAAATCTTCAGCTCAGttcgttttctcagaggatgatcCAAATTTGACTTTACTATCTCCAGTACTGAATGATCAGCATTTTGCCAGTTTGGAAGATGATCCAACACTGACTTCCTCTTTTGGCATCAAGAGGAAAAGCATACTCAATACTTTGCAGTATTTTAATACGGGAGAAAACTATGCTGTTGATATCATGCATGACATTTTGGAAGGGGTTGGTCAATACGAGATTAAATTACTTTTTGAATATCTAATTCAACATTTCATCTCTAAAGAAAGCTTGTTGAACAGGATTTATGCTTTTAATTATGGCTATATGGAAACTAAAAACAAACCCACGATTATTAACCTTGACTGCGGAGGACATGGAATAGGCTTAAATGCATCGCAAACACTGTGTTTAATTACAAACATACCTTTGATATTTGGTGACCTGGTACCAGAGGATGATTTGCACTGGCACTTGTTACTTTTGTTGTTGAACATCATAAACATTGTTTTTTCTTACTCAATTACTGAGGGGATGACAGTTTATTTGAAGCATCTTATTATTGAACATCATAAACTCTTTAAGGAACTGTACCCATCAAACAACTTGCTTCCAAAACACCATTTTATGGTGCATTACCCAAGGTGTATTAGAAAGGTTGGGCCACTCATTCATATCTGGACCATGAGATTTGAGGCGAAACACAAATTTTTTAAAGATTCTGTGAAGAACTTCAAAAATTTGACCATTTCGCTTGCAAATAAACACCAGTTTGCAGTAGCATATCATTGGGAATGCTTGTCTTTAAAGACAGTTGAATCTGGTCCAGTCAAAATTAGTTCACTTGACACACTTGAATTTTCAGAAGATGTAAGTTCTACTCTCCAAGTTGATTCACAAGCCACTGTCAATCTCACAAAGTGGGTAAGATGTTGTGGTGTTGAGTATCGTGTTGGACTCTTTGTTTGCACAGGTACAAATGAAAACGTGCCACTTTTCAGTAAAATAACCTCAATCATTTTACATAATGgtaaagtgttttttgttttgattgagCATGAAACATGTTTCCATGATCACTTCCATGCTTTTCAAGTGAGTGAAAACCTTCCAAGAAAGGTACTTGTTGTAGAAAGTGAAAGATTAAGACATTTCAAATCTTTTGATTCCCAGATGTCATATGGTTGTGATTcacaattttatgttttgtcagagAGTTGTATTATATGA